One part of the Truepera radiovictrix DSM 17093 genome encodes these proteins:
- a CDS encoding cytochrome P450 — translation MTPHFNPTDATFLDNPYPTYARLREEAPIFFYEPWGKWVLTRYEDVSALLRDRRLGRVLDNVRVSVNPAHAPFDAVQQGSLLELEPPDHTRIRTAVQDVFTPKHVRALEGRIAALAGALADALAARPEGEADLLTDFAEPLPVTVIAELLGVPEADRHHLVPWSKAIIGMFEPERTPAMEAAAVAAAQAFADYVRSLIAQRRGRAQEGDLISRMVALHERDPERLSESEIVANAILFLDAGHEAVVNVIGNAMVALLQRPALWERLRADPALIAGAAEEAMRFDTPLQFFERVVRQDLRYKGFSWPRGTRLCLFYAAANRDPAVFRDPERFDLTRHPNPHLAFGLGLHFCIGAPLARLELKHALRALTRLPGLTLATPPSYHPKNVFRYPKAVRVTFA, via the coding sequence ATGACGCCCCACTTCAACCCGACCGACGCCACTTTTCTGGACAACCCCTACCCCACCTACGCGCGGCTCCGTGAGGAGGCGCCGATCTTTTTTTACGAGCCCTGGGGCAAGTGGGTGCTCACCCGCTACGAGGACGTCAGCGCCCTCCTGCGCGACCGGCGTTTGGGGCGGGTGCTCGACAACGTGCGGGTGAGCGTCAACCCCGCTCACGCCCCCTTCGACGCGGTGCAGCAGGGTTCGCTCTTAGAGCTCGAGCCCCCCGACCACACCCGCATCCGCACCGCCGTCCAAGATGTCTTTACCCCCAAACACGTGCGGGCCTTGGAGGGCCGCATCGCGGCGCTCGCAGGCGCGCTCGCAGACGCGCTCGCGGCGCGCCCAGAGGGCGAAGCCGATCTGCTCACCGACTTTGCCGAACCGCTCCCGGTCACCGTCATCGCCGAGCTTCTGGGCGTCCCCGAAGCCGACCGCCATCACCTGGTGCCCTGGTCAAAGGCGATCATCGGCATGTTCGAGCCCGAGCGCACGCCGGCGATGGAGGCGGCGGCGGTGGCGGCGGCGCAGGCGTTCGCCGACTACGTGCGCTCTCTCATCGCGCAACGCAGGGGGCGCGCCCAGGAGGGTGACCTGATCAGCCGGATGGTGGCGCTCCACGAGCGCGACCCCGAACGCCTCAGCGAGAGCGAAATCGTCGCCAACGCGATTCTCTTTCTCGACGCCGGTCACGAGGCGGTCGTCAACGTCATCGGCAACGCGATGGTCGCGCTTCTGCAGCGCCCGGCCCTCTGGGAGCGGCTGCGGGCCGACCCCGCGCTTATCGCGGGCGCCGCCGAGGAGGCGATGCGCTTCGACACGCCGCTGCAGTTTTTCGAGCGCGTCGTCCGCCAAGACCTTCGCTACAAGGGGTTCAGCTGGCCCCGCGGTACGCGGCTCTGCCTCTTTTACGCCGCGGCCAACCGCGACCCGGCGGTGTTTCGCGACCCCGAGCGCTTCGACCTCACGCGGCACCCGAACCCGCACCTCGCGTTCGGTCTAGGGCTGCACTTTTGCATCGGGGCGCCCTTGGCGCGGCTCGAGCTCAAACACGCGCTGCGCGCCCTCACGCGCCTTCCCGGCCTGACGCTGGCTACCCCGCCCAGCTACCACCCCAAAAACGTCTTTCGCTACCCCAAGGCGGTGCGGGTGACGTTCGCGTAG